A single genomic interval of Lacrimispora sphenoides JCM 1415 harbors:
- a CDS encoding MarR family winged helix-turn-helix transcriptional regulator, with amino-acid sequence MVPKTDHQNENELFHLVTEINEITYSMNARLMKERQSLFNEDLSSKQMIILDLVKKESQLSISQLAEAMNVTSSAVSQIVSKLEKEKYLLRTINPDNRREIIVQLDERGHQYYSKEEEINREIVNRFYSRMKMEDMIQLRDILVKLNSIVEEELSK; translated from the coding sequence TTGGTTCCGAAAACAGATCATCAGAATGAAAATGAATTGTTCCATTTGGTTACAGAAATTAATGAGATAACTTATTCCATGAATGCTCGTTTGATGAAAGAGCGTCAATCCTTATTTAATGAGGATCTGTCATCCAAGCAAATGATAATATTGGATTTGGTGAAGAAAGAATCTCAATTATCTATAAGCCAACTGGCTGAAGCAATGAATGTTACTTCAAGTGCGGTTAGCCAGATTGTTTCTAAATTAGAAAAAGAGAAATATCTATTAAGGACAATTAATCCTGATAATAGGAGAGAGATAATTGTGCAGTTAGATGAGAGAGGGCACCAATACTATTCAAAAGAAGAAGAGATTAACAGGGAAATCGTGAATCGCTTTTATTCTCGCATGAAAATGGAGGATATGATACAATTACGAGACATTTTAGTAAAACTCAATTCAATAGTTGAAGAAGAATTATCAAAATAA
- a CDS encoding GNAT family N-acetyltransferase: protein MFENEIIKLRKLSLDDYNIYHSWRNDVEVMYTTSPLLDIYTLKDTEEFITSIISQPNAKSYIIEHKETNQAVGIVSLSNIDYKNRSAECIIDIGAKDMWGKGIGKAALSLILEYAFSELNLHRVFLNVFSFNERAIKLYEKMGFMNEGVLRQAFYRAGDWHDIVIMSILKNEYFSIS, encoded by the coding sequence ATGTTTGAAAACGAAATCATAAAGCTAAGAAAATTATCACTTGATGATTACAATATTTATCATAGTTGGCGAAATGACGTAGAAGTCATGTATACCACCAGCCCCCTGTTAGACATTTACACATTAAAGGATACAGAAGAATTCATCACTTCAATAATTTCTCAGCCTAATGCAAAAAGCTATATCATTGAGCATAAGGAGACGAATCAAGCGGTCGGCATTGTCTCTCTAAGTAATATTGATTATAAAAACCGCTCTGCTGAATGTATTATTGATATTGGAGCAAAAGATATGTGGGGAAAAGGCATTGGTAAAGCGGCTCTTTCTCTGATACTTGAGTATGCTTTTAGCGAACTTAACTTACATCGGGTATTCTTAAACGTGTTCTCGTTTAATGAAAGAGCAATTAAACTCTATGAGAAAATGGGATTTATGAATGAAGGAGTATTACGTCAGGCGTTCTATCGTGCCGGAGATTGGCATGACATTGTTATTATGAGCATCTTAAAAAACGAATATTTTTCTATTAGTTAA